Proteins encoded in a region of the Anopheles ziemanni chromosome 2, idAnoZiCoDA_A2_x.2, whole genome shotgun sequence genome:
- the LOC131282073 gene encoding serine/threonine-protein kinase meng-po — MKLSESKSDTSIIANLYKSINNSYRRLSNTSNVLHRIPDMEIPCMAIADEYDIEKMIAEGCFAKIYLAHHRPTGTTVVLKAIHTELTSLKEFAKEFHYNYQLSHHPNILSCYQVKFQTKEYYVYAQEHAPCGDLAANVGASGLPESSCKRIAEQLSSALGFMHLKALVHRDLKLENVLVFTPDFARIKLCDFGTTTREGVLVSRNNKTWTAFLPPEVLDVVKNERFICKASADSWQFGIVLYVCLTGATPWKSADWVKDAKYAAFMKYQKRETTKIPDNFRRFTPRLLRAFRRIFDHRDEDRAKVTDIMKYMKNRWMDGKIATSKSASNIASSAGRTGDLSSQAQQHQQHSSHPHHHQLHTSSDQDSVKYINHRESRNSFDGKLRARRMTSAGLLTPDSGPGASGLLPTGAEQQEAVRSKVWGWLESNDLSCSGSVDDLTFWSTKDTKTLQQQQQQQQQQQHHHHHQHQQQVQHQLQQRRQSAHVAHHHQQDLISFSETHNIVRETRTTITSGSARMFK, encoded by the coding sequence ATGAAGCTATCCGAGAGCAAGTCCGACACGTCCATCATCGCGAACCTGTACAAGTCGATCAACAACAGCTACCGGCGGCTGTCGAACACGAGCAATGTCCTGCACCGCATCCCGGACATGGAGATCCCGTGCATGGCGATCGCCGACGAGTACGACATCGAGAAGATGATCGCCGAGGGTTGCTTCGCGAAGATCTACCTGGCGCACCATCGGCCGACCGGGACGACCGTCGTCCTCAAGGCGATCCACACCGAGCTGACGAGCCTGAAGGAGTTTGCGAAGGAGTTCCACTACAACTACCAGCTCAGCCACCATCCGAACATCCTCAGCTGCTACCAGGTGAAGTTCCAGACGAAGGAGTACTACGTGTACGCGCAGGAGCACGCCCCTTGCGGCGATCTGGCGGCGAACGTGGGGGCGAGCGGGTTGCCGGAGAGCAGCTGCAAGCGAATTGCCGAACAGCTCAGCTCGGCCCTGGGTTTCATGCACCTGAAGGCGCTCGTGCATCGCGATTTGAAGCTGGAGAACGTGCTCGTCTTTACGCCAGACTTTGCGCGCATTAAGCTGTGTGACTTTGGCACGACGACGCGGGAGGGAGTGCTGGTGAGCCGGAACAACAAGACCTGGACCGCGTTCCTGCCACCGGAGGTGCTCGATGTGGTGAAGAACGAGCGGTTCATCTGCAAAGCGTCCGCGGACTCGTGGCAGTTCGGCATCGTGCTGTACGTGTGCTTGACCGGGGCGACGCCGTGGAAGTCGGCGGATTGGGTGAAGGACGCGAAGTACGCCGCGTTCATGAAGTACCAGAAGCGCGAGACGACCAAGATCCCGGACAATTTCCGCCGGTTTACGCCCCGCTTGCTGCGAGCCTTCCGGCGCATCTTCGACCATCGGGATGAGGATCGGGCGAAGGTGACGGACATTATGAAGTACATGAAAAACCGATGGATGGACGGGAAGATTGCGACCTCGAAGTCGGCCTCGAACATTGCCTCCAGTGCGGGCCGGACGGGGGATTTGTCTTCCCAGgcgcagcagcatcagcagcactCGTCCCACCCGCACCATCACCAGCTGCACACGAGCTCCGATCAGGACTCGGTGAAGTACATCAACCACCGGGAAAGCCGGAACTCGTTCGATGGGaagctgcgggcgcgccgtaTGACCAGCGCAGGGCTGCTAACGCCCGACTCGGGACCCGGCGCGTCCGGTCTGCTTCCCACAGGTGCCGAACAGCAGGAAGCAGTGCGCAGCAAAGTGTGGGGTTGGCTCGAATCGAACGATCTGAGCTGCAGCGGCAGCGTGGACGATCTCACCTTCTGGAGCACCAAGGACACGAAGacactccagcagcagcagcaacagcagcaacagcaacaacaccaccaccaccaccagcatcagcagcaggtgCAGCaccagctgcagcagcgacgGCAGAGTGCCCACGTCgcccatcaccatcagcaggaCCTGATTAGCTTCAGCGAGACGCACAACATCGTGCGCGAAACGAGgaccaccatcaccagcgGCAGCGCGAGAATGTTCAAATAG